One stretch of Nicotiana tabacum cultivar K326 chromosome 18, ASM71507v2, whole genome shotgun sequence DNA includes these proteins:
- the LOC107810197 gene encoding sphinganine C4-monooxygenase 1 has translation MNIETVEFRGGIYGVSDELLGTISPIVVYWVYSGLYCMLGGMENYRLHTKKDEDEKNLVTKKEVVKGVLLQQAVQAVVATILFAVTGNDGESGGNQQASFLVLARQFFVGMVVLDTWQYFMHRYMHQNKFLYKHIHSQHHRLVVPYAFGALYNHPLEGLILDTIGGALAFLFSGMSPRASIFFFSFATIKTVDDHCGLWLPGNLFHIVFKNNSAYHDVHHQLYGSKYNFSQPFFVTWDRILGTYMPYALVKRPEGGYEARPDK, from the exons ATGAATATTGAAACTGTTGAATTTAGAGGAGGAATATATGGTGTGTCAGATGAATTGTTGGGGACAATTTCGCCAATAGTGGTGTATTGGGTATATTCAGGATTGTATTGTATGCTTGGGGGTATGGAGAATTATAGGTTGCATACAAAAAAAGATGAGGATGAGAAGAATTTGGTTACAAAGAAAGAGGTTGTTAAAGGGGTTCTTCTTCAACAGGCTGTTCAGGCTGTTGTTGCCACAATTCTCTTCGCG GTCACAGGTAATGATGGAGAATCTGGCGGAAATCAACAGGCTAGCTTCCTTGTTCTTGCTAGACAATTCTTTGTTGGAATGGTGGTGTTAGATACTTGGCAATACTTTATGCATCGCTACATGCATCAAAATAAGTTCTTATACAAGCATATCCATTCTCAGCATCACCGGCTAGTTGTTCCATATGCATTCGGAGCTTTGTACAATCACCCTTTAGAGGGTCTGATACTCGACACTATCGGTGGGGCCCTAGCTTTCCTTTTCTCAGGCATGTCTCCGCGagcttctatcttctttttctCGTTTGCGACCATCAAGACAGTCGATGATCATTGTGGACTATGGCTACCGGGAAACCTGTTCCATATCGTCTTTAAGAACAACTCAGCGTACCACGACGTTCATCACCAACTTTACGGAAGCAAGTATAACTTTTCACAACCCTTCTTTGTGACGTGGGATAGGATACTTGGTACGTACATGCCATATGCACTTGTGAAGAGACCAGAAGGGGGTTATGAAGCTCGGCCTGATAAATGA